A single genomic interval of Helianthus annuus cultivar XRQ/B chromosome 13, HanXRQr2.0-SUNRISE, whole genome shotgun sequence harbors:
- the LOC110900280 gene encoding probable leucine-rich repeat receptor-like protein kinase At5g63930 yields the protein MHPLSLLLLSLSTLILVLLSNPLQTLAKNEHTHNKEVEILLKIKSFLDPDGQTLSSWSSNGTGYCDGSFEGVACDGLGQVVNISLQGKGLLGRIPSEIGQLERLSGLYLHFNGLHGVIPKEIGELTQLTDLYLNVNNLSGQIPTELEKMDNLQVLQLCYNQLSGSLPTQLGSLKKLTVLALQYNQLTGAIPATLGNLGTLQRLDLSFNRLFGSIPSTIADAPLLQVLDVRNNTLSGNVPLVLKKLDEGFQYANNLELCGSGFADLKVCNASFDPESPNKPEPFGPQSKGLTPKAIPQSANVTNDQSKSKSTSAGLAAILGAVLTTMLLVAGIVTFIWYRRRKQRIGTAFEPSDSRISTDQYQVKEVANRRSASPLISLEYSNGWDPMSNGQTGSGFLQDIPESYVFNVDDVESATRVFSDSYLLGKGSFSATYRGILRDGSIVAIKRIAKTSCVSDETEFLKGLKMLTSLKHENLLRLRGFCCSKGRGECFLIYDYVAKGNLLQYLDVKAKTAPVNVLDWSTRFSIIKGIAKGIEYLHEIKGNKPALVHQNIAAEKVLIDHHYTPLLSGSGLHKLLADDIRFSTLKASAAMGYLAPEYTTTGRFTDKSDIYAFGMLVFQIISGKTRIGSSIRQGAELCKFEDFVDANLDGKFSESGAVLLGKIALLCTHEFASSRPTIVTVVQELSGVGSTH from the exons ATGCACCCCCTCTCTCTCCTCCTCCTTTCTCTCTCTACCCtcattcttgttcttctttccAACCCACTACAAACCCTAGCAAAAAATGAACATACCCACAATAAAGAAGTTGAAATCTTGTTAAAAATCAAATCTTTTTTGGACCCAGATGGTCAAACTTTGAGTTCTTGGAGTTCAAATGGTACTGGTTACTGTGATGGGTCATTTGAGGGTGTTGCTTGTGATGGGTTGGGTCAAGTGGTGAATATTTCTCTTCAGGGTAAAGGGCTTTTGGGTCGGATACCTTCTGAGATTGGTCAGCTTGAAAGGTTGTCTGGGTTGTATTTGCATTTTAATGGGTTGCATGGTGTGATTCCTAAAGagattggtgagttgactcagCTCACTGATTTGTATCTCAATGTGAATAATCTTTCTGGGCAGATTCCTACTGAGCTTGAGAAGATGGATAATCTTcaag TTTTGCAACTATGTTACAACCAACTGAGTGGAAGCTTGCCTACACAACTTGGATCTCTAAAGAAGCTCACTGTCCTTGCTCTTCAATACAACCAACTAACCGGTGCAATCCCCGCTACACTCGGGAATTTAGGGACGTTACAGCGGTTAGACTTGAGCTTTAATCGCCTCTTTGGCTCGATCCCATCGACAATAGCAGACGCCCCGTTGTTACAAGTGTTGGACGTGCGAAACAATACGCTTTCAGGCAATGTCCCGTTAG TTTTGAAGAAACTCGACGAAGGATTTCAATATGCAAACAACCTAGAACTATGTGGATCCGGTTTCGCGGATCTAAAAGTATGCAATGCGTCTTTTGATCCTGAAAGTCCTAATAAACCTGAGCCGTTTGGACCGCAGTCGAAAGGACTCACACCCAAGGCCATTCCACAGTCTGCAAATGTAACCAACgatcagtcaaagtcaaagtcaacgagTGCCGGACTTGCTGCTATACTCGGAGCCGTGTTGACCACCATGTTATTAGTTGCCGGAATCGTTACTTTCATTTGGTATCGCCGGAGAAAACAGAGGATCGGGACCGCCTTTGAGCCATCCGATAGTCGAATTAGTACGGATCAGTATCAAGTCAAAGAAGTAGCCAACAGAAGAAGTGCTTCACCTCTCATAAGCCTCGAGTACTCAAACGGGTGGGACCCGATGTCAAACGGTCAAACGGGAAGCGGGTTCTTGCAAGATATTCCCGAGAGCTACGTGTTCAACGTCGACGATGTTGAGTCAGCAACTCGGGTTTTTTCCGACTCGTATTTGTTAGGGAAAGGTAGTTTTTCGGCTACTTATAGAGGGATTTTACGCGACGGGTCTATAGTTGCTATTAAACGAATTGCGAAAACGAGCTGCGTGTCGGATGAAACCGAGTTTTTGAAGGGGTTAAAGATGCTAACGTCATTGAAACACGAAAATCTTCTTCGGTTACGAGGTTTTTGCTGTTCGAAAGGTCGGGGTGAGTGTTTTTTGATCTATGATTATGTTGCTAAGGGAAACTTGTTGCAGTATCTTGATGTTAAGGCTAAAACCGCACCCGTGAATGTTCTTGATTGGTCGACTCGGTTTTCGATTATCAAAGGCATTGCTAAAG GTATCGAGTACCTACACGAGATCAAAGGAAACAAACCGGCTCTCGTTCATCAAAACATAGCAGCCGAGAAAGTGCTTATCGATCACCACTACACACCGTTGCTCTCGGGTTCAGGCCTCCACAAACTACTAGCCGACGATATCAGATTTTCGACTCTCAAAGCCAGTGCTGCAATGGGATACCTTGCCCCCGAGTACACAACAACGGGCCGGTTTACCGATAAAAGTGACATTTACGCGTTCGGGATGCTCGTTTTCCAAATTATCTCGGGAAAAACGAGAATCGGTTCATCCATTCGTCAAGGTGCCGAGTTGTGCAAGTTTGAAGATTTTGTGGATGCTAATCTTGACGGTAAATTCTCCGAGTCTGGGGCTGTTTTGCTCGGGAAAATTGCGTTGTTGTGCACGCACGAGTTTGCAAGCTCGAGGCCTACAATCGTGACCGTGGTTCAAGAACTAAGTGGTGTCGGTTCTACGCATTGA
- the LOC110900278 gene encoding pentatricopeptide repeat-containing protein At2g26790, mitochondrial produces the protein MAYGGKMKQAASFFNKLETKTLNNYVAMINGYCDLNNVEKAYELFVTLPEQEKTGLLLAKNGCFKLLTGLFEKRKTNEALKLFKTILGSENGPSKIMYSKLIAACCRAGDMMTAREVFVTMIARGIPPDVISYTIMLHGYFKVNCLTKAYDIFRRMIHHGIQPDIITYTVFFDGESKVKRKGFINGSEEKGLQRFYLTKMKELTPDLILYTVLIDHHCKSNNLQHAKFLFNEMIERGLKPDTIAYTSLIRGHPPKKYVEAQVLYNNMLRAGVQQDSRSVRALERVKLTICKNQYEG, from the coding sequence ATGGCTTATGGTGGAAAGATGAAGCAAGCAGCATCATTTTTTAATAAGCTTGAAACAAAAACCTTGAATAATTACGTTGCTATGATAAATGGGTATTGCGACTTAAACAATGTAGAAAAGGCATATGAACTTTTTGTTACGTTACCCGAGCAAGAAAAGACCGGGCTTCTGCTAGCAAAAAATGGCTGCTTCAAACTTCTTACTGGCCTGTTTGAAAAACGCAAAACCAATGAAGCATTAAAGCTGTTTAAAACAATATTGGGATCAGAAAATGGACCGTCTAAGATTATGTATAGTAAGTTAATAGCTGCATGTTGTCGGGCTGGAGATATGATGACGGCCCGTGAGGTTTTCGTTACGATGATAGCAAGAGGAATACCACCTGATGTCATTTCCTACACGATTATGTTACATGGTTATTTTAAGGTGAATTGCTTAACTAAAGCTTATGATATTTTTCGTCGTATGATACATCATGGTATACAACCTGATATTATAACTTATACGGTATTTTTTGACGGGGAGTCTAAAGTAAAACGAAAGGGATTTATCAACGGGAGCGAAGAAAAGGGTTTGCAAAGATTCTATCTGACTAAAATGAAAGAGTTGACTCCTGATCTTATTCTCTACACGGTCTTGATTGACCATCATTGTAAGTCAAACAACTTACAGCATGCGAAGTTTCTTTTCAATGAAATGATTGAAAGAGGTTTAAAACCAGATACGATAGCATACACATCTCTTATACGTGGCCACCCACCTAAGAAATATGTAGAGGCTCAAGTACTTTATAACAATATGCTACGGGCAGGGGTCCAACAGGATTCACGATCCGTGCGAGCTCTAGAAAGGGTGAAGCTTACAATTTGCAAAAATCAATATGAGGGCTAA
- the LOC110900277 gene encoding pentatricopeptide repeat-containing protein At2g26790, mitochondrial has protein sequence MYETWPRLYRFVSHLPLSQKLKTNALSMWVPLIRSVYRRNLVKYDRIFRFSSVSALAQLPFSDVSDSGSEENYPHPFNNNNIASFDHAHQVFDKMSVIETLKYLKEQPNTALHLLTRLKLCGFTHDVATYMAIIRFMCYWGMISRLKFLFLEVIVDKDGAFGFNVSDLFEGLLKEFNVGDQHLFVIAVDALIKAFLNVRRLDEAFEVLLKIQEGRFVPSVRTCNLFLNELVEEGEVDIAMAVYEHLKTGGFCPNVCTYGIVVKGLCRKGRVNEARDVFREMEETGVESDAFTFGSYIDGLCSNGNTDFAFVLLKMSRDAVDVFAYASVIRGFVRELKFDSAENVFLDMKQSAIVPDAYYYGPLIQGYCKRNNLLKALDLHDDMNSNGIQTNCVILSSIMQCLCHLEMLSEAVDQFTKAKESGVFLDEISYTIAIDALCRQRKIGEAVLLLDEMKLKKMNPDVMHYTTLINGFCLLNDLKNALKIFNEMNENGLKPDTVIFHALIGGFLKCGRYKETMILLDNMVVRGLKPTSTTHNIVIDGLWWKDEASSIIF, from the exons ATGTATGAAACCTGGCCTCGTCTTTATCGGTTCGTTTCTCATCTACCTCTTTCGCAGAAATTGAAAACAAATGCTCTCTCCATGTGGGTTCCCCTAATCAGGTCAGTTTATCGCCGAAATTTGGTCAAATATGACCGCATTTTCCGATTCAGTTCAGTGTCAGCACTTGCTCAGTTACCTTTCTCCGACGTATCAGACTCCGGTTCAGAAGAAAACTACCCACACCCCTTTAACAACAACAATATTGCCTCATTTGATCATGCCCAccaggtgtttgataaaatgtcaGTTATTGAAACCTTAAAGTACTTAAAAGAACAACCCAATACAGCATTACATTTACTCACCCGATTGAAACTATGTGGTTTTACCCATGATGTTGCAACTTATATGGCTATTATAAGGTTTATGTGTTACTGGGGTATGATTAGTAGGTTAAAGTTTTTGTTTTTAGAGGTTATTGTGGATAAAGATGGGGCTTTTGGGTTTAACGTTTCGGATTTGTTTGAAGGGTTGTTGAAAGAGTTTAATGTGGGTGATCAACATTTGTTTGTTATAGCAGTTGATGCTTTGATTAAGGCTTTTCTTAATGTTAGACGGCTTGATGAAGCGTTTGAGGTTTTGTTAAAGATACAAGAAGGTCGATTTGTTCCGTCTGTGCGGACGTGTAATCTTTTTTTGAACGAGTTGGTTGAAGAGGGTGAAGTAGATATCGCTATGGCGGTTTATGAACATTTAAAGACGGGCGGGTTTTGTCCAAACGTGTGCACATATGGGATTGTGGTTAAAGGACTATGTAGGAAAGGACGCGTGAATGAAGCTAGAGATGTCTTTAGAGAAATGGAAGAAACTGGAGTTGAGTCCGATGCGTTCACGTTCGGCTCGTATATTGACGGGCTTTGCTCAAATGGCAACACAGACTTTGCTTTTGTGTTGCTTAAAATGTCTCGAGACGCCGTCGATGTTTTCGCATACGCTTCTGTCATTCGTGGTTTTGTAAGAGAGTTGAAGTTCGACTCTGCGGAGAACGTTTTTCTTGACATGAAACAGTCGGCAATCGTGCCTGATGCTTATTATTACGGGCCGTTAATCCAAGGGTACTGTAAAAGAAACAATCTTCTAAAGGCCTTGGATCTTCACGATGACATGAATTCAAACGGTATCCAAACTAATTGTGTTATTTTGAGCTCAATTATGCAATGTTTGTGTCAT TTGGAGATGTTGTCCGAAGCTGTGGACCAGTTTACAAAAGCAAAGGAATCCGGTGTTTTTCTCGATGAAATTTCGTACACGATTGCTATTGATGCTCTATGTAGACAACGGAAAATCGGTGAAGCAGTTTTGTTGCTAGACGAGATGAAATTAAAGAAAATGAACCCAGATGTTATGCACTACACAACTTTGATCAATGGATTTTGTCTTCTTAACGATCTTAAGAACGCTTTAAAAATCTTTAATGAGATGAATGAGAATGGTTTGAAACCTGATACGGTTATCTTCCATGCGCTTATTGGTGGGTTTTTAAAATGCGGGCGTTATAAGGAGACGATGATTCTTTTAGATAATATGGTGGTACGCGGTTTAAAGCCCACAAGTACTACGCATAACATCGTCATCGATGGCTTATGGTGGAAAGATGAAGCAAGCAGCATCATTTTTTAA